In a single window of the Globicephala melas chromosome 10, mGloMel1.2, whole genome shotgun sequence genome:
- the RESF1 gene encoding retroelement silencing factor 1 isoform X1, translating to MNWNAKSESVTLPPQYPKKQASFLEQTLVNTLTTASQSSLNHPGSNQEPCLFLSNLNPVSQPLLNIRNYKTPQQIPISDMHSGTIVTSQTSVERITYANVKGPKQPNHDLQMSSGVTQDVWLNSPMRNSMLSHTGATISHQTGLGTNTPNVRALQNQFLTSDTYSMQLQMIPSNSGRVPITYQGNPRLNLPVSEQQVDWAQQCASSGLTYPDYRPLPKQYSYSSQSFLPEPTLQKQTPMSSVSSQVKNSQSPNPALTLQSKQIATGPSYQYAVTQTDRRPPPPYDCRYASQPLQSTQHVVKHTSMEVPQSQEMHLPEMRKDFCRGFQQQWQNLNENFSTMGNSCNLRVNINQPFNEPVRSYVDGVQALTQNNQEKRVDSQNLTSNQVLDTSATKEKLVRDIKTLVEIKKKFSDLARKIKINKNLLMAAGCIKTTNTSYSESAQNCGLSLKQTAKIQSGPQVTLGPPDTVEDKPPTVMESAEETNRTHNTLNSNLQDRNFNQVNSVLLSSGCSQVVSSLKTSTVEITQAILNNTQFSSGNLVNVAQNVPTNSEATSLPQSTSFEEYVSKYPNKNRLILSLLASGNKTQKKLLKDTNERIHDSKLHSFEMNPNIQNTGNQVNLKTMETPGTPTTCNINAKISNNSSCFEHKSFNGMSSKSDSHFSMDLLATCLSLWKKQPSEPTEEKQCNESKKPTAAVGISKPADIYEKSPFSAVVNSQNKIVNSSQDTVLSTVAQNYESSGATTTKGIAVVSPLILSDVKTLSVKGITPEALPETMYPVIKEGSVCSLQNKSSENTAALNVNEPVTSTTSTKIFPLIQKDKQSESTNTNSEVTPNTNQGKHNKLEPDIQYPVSDQQTSYLSKDSDIVGRDVLQIGSICSLVEGDTSYNSQIAEIFSLPSLQKVEPQKALPNHQVMNSRQNEQFDNITGNKDVDFQKDNFVQCTDVSHKITDQSESLQPPEPSTLKYIGAKSGIPEESSLEHITKNESMANDMCSPAAIQRDSYPQEAAQDPTTNENLEDKTSILYLHDQLSELLKEFPYGIEPVNVHEGFVVQQMAHQISKAQTCNKTGCDCKDSTDQIQITILNSEQMKELFPEQDDQPNEVDKLTEPQKEKPVTKEGNQCDPQAHAVEETCDCVILDSEKDDVRCCALGWLSMVYEGVPQCQCNSTKNSTSKEEKGKDPRSPLETNGYKQEERTSVRDVPIAFNSPPNNQLKIPLTCPIEKKYFPETEQDRNIKDKSKSEHNSSLRTEQELSGHFLSKGDKKPDSLQSHKRKRKLQFHEVTFHSTNKTAKFSQESLQRKLMAQNLRPLKPKMGFLTSKNKDLHVKNGSLVQSISPEKRKLKAGSSKQKVLEKKLDEGSILDSEIKKKKYDKQEQNKNVGGGAFKFCNLFSTTGERARIKEKTVSNVKSSGSMDSSSKINRVLSPKEYLSRQKHKETLKKNYLKNVPCDSQYMRSNKLSTRVGSCGRSNERHNGSVQTSKESLNTGTSHGKNLKAHNSKESKTYISRNIKGTVGGKQPDKMWIDKTKLDKNLSNVNNDVEFCQMASQAKDQRKLYLNRVAFKCTERERICLTKLDSSPRKLNKEKRPENKPKTLLPVKDATEKLSMLEFKLCPDGLFKNTNPVKDQNDLPSTPRKEQAPVQVSGIKSTKEDWLKCLTEEKRMPEANQEIDDNVLANSRLSKRSFSADGFETLQNPVKDSKAMFQTYKKMYMEKRSRSLGSSPLE from the exons ATGAACTGGAATGCAAAATCAGAGAGTGTCACCTTACCACCACAGTATCCTAAAAAACAGGCATCTTTTTTGGAGCAAACTTTAGTAAACACACTTACCACAGCATCTCAAAGTTCTTTAAACCATCCTGGAAGTAACCAAGAACCGTGCCTATTTCTCAGTAATTTAAATCCAGTTTCACAGCCGCTGCTCAACAtcagaaattataaaactcctcaacaaatcCCTATTTCTGATATGCATAGTGGGACCATTGTGACCTCACAAACTTCAGTAGAAAGAATAACATATGCAAATGTTAAAGGACCCAAACAACCAAATCACGATTTGCAAATGTCTTCAGGAGTTACACAGGATGTATGGTTGAACTCACCAATGAGGAATTCTATGCTTTCTCATACAGGGGCAACTATATCTCATCAGACTGGTTTAGGAACGAATACGCCCAATGTACGTGCACTACAGAATCAATTTCTAACATCAGATACCTATTCCATGCAACTACAAATGATCCCTTCTAATTCCGGAAGAGTTCCTATAACTTACCAAGGAAACCCGAGACTTAACCTACCTGTATCAGAGCAACAGGTTGATTGGGCACAGCAGTGTGCATCCAGTGGATTGACTTACCCAGATTACAGGCCCCTTCCAAAGCAATATAGTTACTCATCACAAAGCTTTTTGCCGGAGCCTACTCTTCAGAAACAAACCCCTATGTCATCTGTATCATCACAAGTTAAAAATAGTCAATCTCCAAATCCTGCCCTGACTTTACAGTCAAAGCAGATTGCAACTGGACCGTCATATCAGTATGCGGTTACTCAAACTGACAGAAGACCTCCTCCTCCTTATGACTGTAGGTATGCAAGCCAGCCTCTGCAAAGTACTCAGCATGTTGTTAAACACACTtctatggaagttcctcagagtCAAGAAATGCACTTACCTGAAATGAGGAAAGACTTTTGTAGAGGCTTTCAGCAGCAGTGGCAAAACCTTAATGAAAATTTCAGCACAATGGGAAATTCCTGTAACTTGAGAGTAAATATCAATCAGCCTTTTAATGAACCTGTTAGATCTTACGTGGATGGTGTTCAGGCTCTTACTCAAAATAATCAAGAGAAAAGAGTGGATTCTCAAAATCTAACTTCAAATCAAGTACTGGACACAAGTGCCACAAAAGAAAAGTTAGTGAGGGATATTAAAACAttagtagaaataaaaaagaagttttcGGACCTtgcaaggaaaattaaaattaataaaaatcttttGATGGCAGCAGGTTGTATTAAAACAACTAATACCTCTTACAGTGAATCAGCTCAAAATTGTGGGTTGTCTCTGAAACAAACTGCCAAAATCCAGTCTGGACCACAGGTAACCCTAGGCCCTCCAGATACTGTGGAGGATAAACCACCAACAGTAATGGAATCTGCAGAAGAAACAAATAGAACACACAATACATTGAATTCCAACCTTCAGGACAGAAATTTTAACCAAGTCAATTCTGTTTTACTAAGTTCTGGCTGTTCGCAAGTTGTGAGTTCTTTAAAGACGTCAACTGTTGAGATTACCCAGGCAATATTAAATAACACCCAGTTTTCATCAGGAAATTTAGTCAACGTTGCACAAAATGTGCCAACAAATTCTGAAGCAACTTCTCTTCCTCAGTCTACATCCTTTGAGGAATATGTTTCAAAGTATCCAAATAAAAATAGGCTGATTCTCAGTTTACTTGCATCTGGaaataaaactcagaagaaattattaaaagataCTAATGAACGTATTCATGATTCTAAACTGCATAGTTTTGAAATGAATCCAAATATCCAGAACACTGGTAACCAAGTGAATTTGAAAACCATGGAAACTCCAGGTACTCCAACTACTTGTAATATAAATGCCAAGATATCAAACAACTCTTCTTGCTTTGAGCATAAATCCTTCAATGGAATGTCTTCTAAAAGTGACTCTCACTTTTCCATGGACTTGCTAGCAACATGTCTGTCTTTGTGGAAAAAGCAACCTTCAGAACCTACGGAAGAAAAACAGTGTAATGAGtcaaaaaaacccacagcagCAGTTGGAATTTCAAAGCCTGCGGACATCTATGAGAAGAGTCCATTTTCAGCTGTGGTAAATTCTCAGAATAAAATTGTAAACAGCTCACAAGACACAGTTTTATCAACGGTAGCACAGAATTATGAGTCTTCAGGAGCAACTACTACAAAGGGGATTGCTGTAGTATCACCCTTAATTCTTTCAGATGTCAAAACATTGTCTGTCAAAGGTATAACACCTGAAGCTTTACCTGAAACAATGTATCCAGTTATTAAAGAAGGCAGTGTTTGTAGCTTACAAAACAAATCCTCAGAAAATACTGCTGCTTTGAACGTTAATGAACCAGTGACAAGTACCACAAGCACCAAGATTTTCCCACTAATTCAGAAGGATAAGCAAAGTGAGTCAACTAATACTAATTCAGAAGTCACCCCTAATACCAATCAAGGAAAGCATAACAAATTAGAACCAGATATCCAGTATCCTGTGAGTGATCAGCAAACCTCATATCTATCAAAGGACAGTGATATTGTGGGCAGAGATGTATTACAGATTGGCAGTATTTGTTCTCTTGTTGAAGGTGATACCTCTTATAATTCCCAAATAGCAGAGATATTCAGCTTGCCCTCTTTGCAAAAGGTTGAGCCACAGAAAGCTCTACCCAATCACCAAGTAATGAATAGTAGACAAAATGAACAATTTGACAATATCACTGGGAATAAAGACGTTGACTTTCAAAAAGATAATTTTGTACAGTGCACAGATGTTTCACATAAAATAACTGATCAGTCAGAGTCACTGCAACCCCCAGAACCATCGACTTTGAAGTACATTGGAGCAAAGAGTGGAATTCCAGAGGAAAGCAGTTTGGAGCATATCACTAAAAATGAAAGCATGGCTAATGATATGTGTTCACCAGCTGCTATTCAGCGGGATAGTTACCCTCAGGAAGCAGCCCAGGATCCTACAACAAATGAGAATCTCGAAGATAAGACATCGATCTTATACCTACATGATCAGCTGTCAGAACTTTTAAAAGAGTTTCCCTATGGTATTGAACCTGTGAACGTGCATGAAGGTTTTGTGGTCCAACAAATGGCACACCAAATCTCAAAAGCTCAAACTTGTAATAAAACTGGTTGTGACTGCAAAGACTCAACAGACCAGATACAAATTACAATATTAAATTCAGAGCAAATGAAAGAATTATTTCCTGAACAGGATGATCAACCCAACGAGGTAGACAAACTGACAGAGCCTCAGAAAGAAAAGCCTGTCACAAAAGAAGGGAACCAGTGTGACCCACAAGCACATGCAGTTGAAGAAACCTGTGATTGTGTAATACTGGATTCAGAAAAAGATGATGTCCGTTGCTGTGCATTGGGGTGGCTCTCTATGGTTTATGAAGGAGTACCTCAATGCCAGTGTAATTCCACTAAGAACTCaacttcaaaggaagaaaaagggaaagatccACGTTCTCCTTTGGAGACTAACGGTTATAAACAAGAAGAGAGAACCTCTGTCAGAGATGTTCCTATTGCATTTAACAGTCCTCCAAATAATCAGCTGAAGATTCCTCTGACTTGTCcaattgagaaaaaatattttcctgaaacaGAGCAAGACAGGAATATAAAAGATAAATCCAAATCAGAACATAACAGCTCATTAAGGACAGAACAAGAATTATCTGGTCACTTTTTATCTAAAGGTGATAAAAAGCCAGATTCTTTGCAgagtcacaaaagaaaaagaaaactgcaatttCATGAGGTAACTTTTCACTCCACTAACAAAACTGCAAAATTTTCTCAAGAGAGCCTGCAGAGGAAGCTCATGGCACAAAACTTACGACCACTAAAACCAAAGATGGGTTTTTtgacaagtaaaaataaagatttgcATGTGAAGAATGGTTCTTTGGTACAGTCAATATCACcggaaaagagaaaattgaaagcaGGTAGCTCTAAACaaaaagttttggaaaagaaGTTAGATGAAGGGAGCATACTTGattcagagataaagaaaaagaaatatgataaaCAAGAGCAGAATAAGAATGTGGGAGGTGGTGCATTTAAATTCTGTAACCTTTTCTCAACCACAGGTGAAAGAGCCAGGATTAAAGAAAAGACAGTGTCAAATGTTAAGTCCTCAGGCTCTATGGATAGCTCCTCTAAAATTAATAGAGTTCTGTCACCAAAGGAGTATTTATCAAGGCAGAAGCAtaaagaaacattaaagaaaaactaCCTGAAAAATGTACCATGTGATTCTCAGTATATGAGATCAAATAAACTTTCTACGCGAGTGGGAAGTTGTGGGAGATCAAATGAGAGACACAATGGCAGTGTACAGACCTCTAAGGAATCATTAAATACTGGTACAAGCCATGGTAAAAACCTCAAAGCCCATAATTCCAAGGAGTCTAAAACATACATTTCAAGGAATATTAAAGGAACAGTTGGTGGAAAGCAACCTGATAAAATGTGGATTGATAAAACCAAATTAGACAAAAATTTAAGTAATGTAAATAATGACGTTGAATTCTGCCAAATGGCTTCCCAAGCAAAGGATCAAAGGAAACTGTATCTGAATAGAGTTGCATTTAAATGCACTGAACGTGAGCGCATTTGTCTCACGAAATTAGACAGTTCACCCAGGAAGCTTAATAAAGAAAAGAGACCAGAAAATAAACCTAAGACCCTTTTACCTGTGAAAGATGCCACAGAGAAACTAAGCATGCTGGAGTTTAAATTATGTCCAGATGGACTATTTAAGAATACAAACCCTGTTAAAGACCAGAATGATCTGCCATCTACTCCTAGGAAGGAGCAAGCTCCTGTGCAAG tttcaggaataaaaagtacaaaagaagACTGGTTAAAATGTTTGACTGAGGAGAAAAGGATGCCGGAAGCCAACCAAGAAATAG
- the RESF1 gene encoding retroelement silencing factor 1 isoform X2, with protein sequence MNWNAKSESVTLPPQYPKKQASFLEQTLVNTLTTASQSSLNHPGSNQEPCLFLSNLNPVSQPLLNIRNYKTPQQIPISDMHSGTIVTSQTSVERITYANVKGPKQPNHDLQMSSGVTQDVWLNSPMRNSMLSHTGATISHQTGLGTNTPNVRALQNQFLTSDTYSMQLQMIPSNSGRVPITYQGNPRLNLPVSEQQVDWAQQCASSGLTYPDYRPLPKQYSYSSQSFLPEPTLQKQTPMSSVSSQVKNSQSPNPALTLQSKQIATGPSYQYAVTQTDRRPPPPYDCRYASQPLQSTQHVVKHTSMEVPQSQEMHLPEMRKDFCRGFQQQWQNLNENFSTMGNSCNLRVNINQPFNEPVRSYVDGVQALTQNNQEKRVDSQNLTSNQVLDTSATKEKLVRDIKTLVEIKKKFSDLARKIKINKNLLMAAGCIKTTNTSYSESAQNCGLSLKQTAKIQSGPQVTLGPPDTVEDKPPTVMESAEETNRTHNTLNSNLQDRNFNQVNSVLLSSGCSQVVSSLKTSTVEITQAILNNTQFSSGNLVNVAQNVPTNSEATSLPQSTSFEEYVSKYPNKNRLILSLLASGNKTQKKLLKDTNERIHDSKLHSFEMNPNIQNTGNQVNLKTMETPGTPTTCNINAKISNNSSCFEHKSFNGMSSKSDSHFSMDLLATCLSLWKKQPSEPTEEKQCNESKKPTAAVGISKPADIYEKSPFSAVVNSQNKIVNSSQDTVLSTVAQNYESSGATTTKGIAVVSPLILSDVKTLSVKGITPEALPETMYPVIKEGSVCSLQNKSSENTAALNVNEPVTSTTSTKIFPLIQKDKQSESTNTNSEVTPNTNQGKHNKLEPDIQYPVSDQQTSYLSKDSDIVGRDVLQIGSICSLVEGDTSYNSQIAEIFSLPSLQKVEPQKALPNHQVMNSRQNEQFDNITGNKDVDFQKDNFVQCTDVSHKITDQSESLQPPEPSTLKYIGAKSGIPEESSLEHITKNESMANDMCSPAAIQRDSYPQEAAQDPTTNENLEDKTSILYLHDQLSELLKEFPYGIEPVNVHEGFVVQQMAHQISKAQTCNKTGCDCKDSTDQIQITILNSEQMKELFPEQDDQPNEVDKLTEPQKEKPVTKEGNQCDPQAHAVEETCDCVILDSEKDDVRCCALGWLSMVYEGVPQCQCNSTKNSTSKEEKGKDPRSPLETNGYKQEERTSVRDVPIAFNSPPNNQLKIPLTCPIEKKYFPETEQDRNIKDKSKSEHNSSLRTEQELSGHFLSKGDKKPDSLQSHKRKRKLQFHEVTFHSTNKTAKFSQESLQRKLMAQNLRPLKPKMGFLTSKNKDLHVKNGSLVQSISPEKRKLKAGSSKQKVLEKKLDEGSILDSEIKKKKYDKQEQNKNVGGGAFKFCNLFSTTGERARIKEKTVSNVKSSGSMDSSSKINRVLSPKEYLSRQKHKETLKKNYLKNVPCDSQYMRSNKLSTRVGSCGRSNERHNGSVQTSKESLNTGTSHGKNLKAHNSKESKTYISRNIKGTVGGKQPDKMWIDKTKLDKNLSNVNNDVEFCQMASQAKDQRKLYLNRVAFKCTERERICLTKLDSSPRKLNKEKRPENKPKTLLPVKDATEKLSMLEFKLCPDGLFKNTNPVKDQNDLPSTPRKEQAPVQDDNVLANSRLSKRSFSADGFETLQNPVKDSKAMFQTYKKMYMEKRSRSLGSSPLE encoded by the coding sequence ATGAACTGGAATGCAAAATCAGAGAGTGTCACCTTACCACCACAGTATCCTAAAAAACAGGCATCTTTTTTGGAGCAAACTTTAGTAAACACACTTACCACAGCATCTCAAAGTTCTTTAAACCATCCTGGAAGTAACCAAGAACCGTGCCTATTTCTCAGTAATTTAAATCCAGTTTCACAGCCGCTGCTCAACAtcagaaattataaaactcctcaacaaatcCCTATTTCTGATATGCATAGTGGGACCATTGTGACCTCACAAACTTCAGTAGAAAGAATAACATATGCAAATGTTAAAGGACCCAAACAACCAAATCACGATTTGCAAATGTCTTCAGGAGTTACACAGGATGTATGGTTGAACTCACCAATGAGGAATTCTATGCTTTCTCATACAGGGGCAACTATATCTCATCAGACTGGTTTAGGAACGAATACGCCCAATGTACGTGCACTACAGAATCAATTTCTAACATCAGATACCTATTCCATGCAACTACAAATGATCCCTTCTAATTCCGGAAGAGTTCCTATAACTTACCAAGGAAACCCGAGACTTAACCTACCTGTATCAGAGCAACAGGTTGATTGGGCACAGCAGTGTGCATCCAGTGGATTGACTTACCCAGATTACAGGCCCCTTCCAAAGCAATATAGTTACTCATCACAAAGCTTTTTGCCGGAGCCTACTCTTCAGAAACAAACCCCTATGTCATCTGTATCATCACAAGTTAAAAATAGTCAATCTCCAAATCCTGCCCTGACTTTACAGTCAAAGCAGATTGCAACTGGACCGTCATATCAGTATGCGGTTACTCAAACTGACAGAAGACCTCCTCCTCCTTATGACTGTAGGTATGCAAGCCAGCCTCTGCAAAGTACTCAGCATGTTGTTAAACACACTtctatggaagttcctcagagtCAAGAAATGCACTTACCTGAAATGAGGAAAGACTTTTGTAGAGGCTTTCAGCAGCAGTGGCAAAACCTTAATGAAAATTTCAGCACAATGGGAAATTCCTGTAACTTGAGAGTAAATATCAATCAGCCTTTTAATGAACCTGTTAGATCTTACGTGGATGGTGTTCAGGCTCTTACTCAAAATAATCAAGAGAAAAGAGTGGATTCTCAAAATCTAACTTCAAATCAAGTACTGGACACAAGTGCCACAAAAGAAAAGTTAGTGAGGGATATTAAAACAttagtagaaataaaaaagaagttttcGGACCTtgcaaggaaaattaaaattaataaaaatcttttGATGGCAGCAGGTTGTATTAAAACAACTAATACCTCTTACAGTGAATCAGCTCAAAATTGTGGGTTGTCTCTGAAACAAACTGCCAAAATCCAGTCTGGACCACAGGTAACCCTAGGCCCTCCAGATACTGTGGAGGATAAACCACCAACAGTAATGGAATCTGCAGAAGAAACAAATAGAACACACAATACATTGAATTCCAACCTTCAGGACAGAAATTTTAACCAAGTCAATTCTGTTTTACTAAGTTCTGGCTGTTCGCAAGTTGTGAGTTCTTTAAAGACGTCAACTGTTGAGATTACCCAGGCAATATTAAATAACACCCAGTTTTCATCAGGAAATTTAGTCAACGTTGCACAAAATGTGCCAACAAATTCTGAAGCAACTTCTCTTCCTCAGTCTACATCCTTTGAGGAATATGTTTCAAAGTATCCAAATAAAAATAGGCTGATTCTCAGTTTACTTGCATCTGGaaataaaactcagaagaaattattaaaagataCTAATGAACGTATTCATGATTCTAAACTGCATAGTTTTGAAATGAATCCAAATATCCAGAACACTGGTAACCAAGTGAATTTGAAAACCATGGAAACTCCAGGTACTCCAACTACTTGTAATATAAATGCCAAGATATCAAACAACTCTTCTTGCTTTGAGCATAAATCCTTCAATGGAATGTCTTCTAAAAGTGACTCTCACTTTTCCATGGACTTGCTAGCAACATGTCTGTCTTTGTGGAAAAAGCAACCTTCAGAACCTACGGAAGAAAAACAGTGTAATGAGtcaaaaaaacccacagcagCAGTTGGAATTTCAAAGCCTGCGGACATCTATGAGAAGAGTCCATTTTCAGCTGTGGTAAATTCTCAGAATAAAATTGTAAACAGCTCACAAGACACAGTTTTATCAACGGTAGCACAGAATTATGAGTCTTCAGGAGCAACTACTACAAAGGGGATTGCTGTAGTATCACCCTTAATTCTTTCAGATGTCAAAACATTGTCTGTCAAAGGTATAACACCTGAAGCTTTACCTGAAACAATGTATCCAGTTATTAAAGAAGGCAGTGTTTGTAGCTTACAAAACAAATCCTCAGAAAATACTGCTGCTTTGAACGTTAATGAACCAGTGACAAGTACCACAAGCACCAAGATTTTCCCACTAATTCAGAAGGATAAGCAAAGTGAGTCAACTAATACTAATTCAGAAGTCACCCCTAATACCAATCAAGGAAAGCATAACAAATTAGAACCAGATATCCAGTATCCTGTGAGTGATCAGCAAACCTCATATCTATCAAAGGACAGTGATATTGTGGGCAGAGATGTATTACAGATTGGCAGTATTTGTTCTCTTGTTGAAGGTGATACCTCTTATAATTCCCAAATAGCAGAGATATTCAGCTTGCCCTCTTTGCAAAAGGTTGAGCCACAGAAAGCTCTACCCAATCACCAAGTAATGAATAGTAGACAAAATGAACAATTTGACAATATCACTGGGAATAAAGACGTTGACTTTCAAAAAGATAATTTTGTACAGTGCACAGATGTTTCACATAAAATAACTGATCAGTCAGAGTCACTGCAACCCCCAGAACCATCGACTTTGAAGTACATTGGAGCAAAGAGTGGAATTCCAGAGGAAAGCAGTTTGGAGCATATCACTAAAAATGAAAGCATGGCTAATGATATGTGTTCACCAGCTGCTATTCAGCGGGATAGTTACCCTCAGGAAGCAGCCCAGGATCCTACAACAAATGAGAATCTCGAAGATAAGACATCGATCTTATACCTACATGATCAGCTGTCAGAACTTTTAAAAGAGTTTCCCTATGGTATTGAACCTGTGAACGTGCATGAAGGTTTTGTGGTCCAACAAATGGCACACCAAATCTCAAAAGCTCAAACTTGTAATAAAACTGGTTGTGACTGCAAAGACTCAACAGACCAGATACAAATTACAATATTAAATTCAGAGCAAATGAAAGAATTATTTCCTGAACAGGATGATCAACCCAACGAGGTAGACAAACTGACAGAGCCTCAGAAAGAAAAGCCTGTCACAAAAGAAGGGAACCAGTGTGACCCACAAGCACATGCAGTTGAAGAAACCTGTGATTGTGTAATACTGGATTCAGAAAAAGATGATGTCCGTTGCTGTGCATTGGGGTGGCTCTCTATGGTTTATGAAGGAGTACCTCAATGCCAGTGTAATTCCACTAAGAACTCaacttcaaaggaagaaaaagggaaagatccACGTTCTCCTTTGGAGACTAACGGTTATAAACAAGAAGAGAGAACCTCTGTCAGAGATGTTCCTATTGCATTTAACAGTCCTCCAAATAATCAGCTGAAGATTCCTCTGACTTGTCcaattgagaaaaaatattttcctgaaacaGAGCAAGACAGGAATATAAAAGATAAATCCAAATCAGAACATAACAGCTCATTAAGGACAGAACAAGAATTATCTGGTCACTTTTTATCTAAAGGTGATAAAAAGCCAGATTCTTTGCAgagtcacaaaagaaaaagaaaactgcaatttCATGAGGTAACTTTTCACTCCACTAACAAAACTGCAAAATTTTCTCAAGAGAGCCTGCAGAGGAAGCTCATGGCACAAAACTTACGACCACTAAAACCAAAGATGGGTTTTTtgacaagtaaaaataaagatttgcATGTGAAGAATGGTTCTTTGGTACAGTCAATATCACcggaaaagagaaaattgaaagcaGGTAGCTCTAAACaaaaagttttggaaaagaaGTTAGATGAAGGGAGCATACTTGattcagagataaagaaaaagaaatatgataaaCAAGAGCAGAATAAGAATGTGGGAGGTGGTGCATTTAAATTCTGTAACCTTTTCTCAACCACAGGTGAAAGAGCCAGGATTAAAGAAAAGACAGTGTCAAATGTTAAGTCCTCAGGCTCTATGGATAGCTCCTCTAAAATTAATAGAGTTCTGTCACCAAAGGAGTATTTATCAAGGCAGAAGCAtaaagaaacattaaagaaaaactaCCTGAAAAATGTACCATGTGATTCTCAGTATATGAGATCAAATAAACTTTCTACGCGAGTGGGAAGTTGTGGGAGATCAAATGAGAGACACAATGGCAGTGTACAGACCTCTAAGGAATCATTAAATACTGGTACAAGCCATGGTAAAAACCTCAAAGCCCATAATTCCAAGGAGTCTAAAACATACATTTCAAGGAATATTAAAGGAACAGTTGGTGGAAAGCAACCTGATAAAATGTGGATTGATAAAACCAAATTAGACAAAAATTTAAGTAATGTAAATAATGACGTTGAATTCTGCCAAATGGCTTCCCAAGCAAAGGATCAAAGGAAACTGTATCTGAATAGAGTTGCATTTAAATGCACTGAACGTGAGCGCATTTGTCTCACGAAATTAGACAGTTCACCCAGGAAGCTTAATAAAGAAAAGAGACCAGAAAATAAACCTAAGACCCTTTTACCTGTGAAAGATGCCACAGAGAAACTAAGCATGCTGGAGTTTAAATTATGTCCAGATGGACTATTTAAGAATACAAACCCTGTTAAAGACCAGAATGATCTGCCATCTACTCCTAGGAAGGAGCAAGCTCCTGTGCAAG